The following are encoded in a window of Coregonus clupeaformis isolate EN_2021a chromosome 34, ASM2061545v1, whole genome shotgun sequence genomic DNA:
- the wasf3b gene encoding wiskott-Aldrich syndrome protein family member 3b, with protein sequence MPLVKRNIDPRHLCRGELPEGIGSELECVMNNTLSSIIRQLSSLSKHAEDIFGELFNEANTFYLRANSLQDRIDRLAVKVTQLDSTVEEVSLQDINMKKAFKSSTAQDQQVVSTRSVPIPVKEMYNLSDKPPPLNILSKYRDDHKEGLKFYTDPSYFFDLWRETMLQDTEDKRKEKRKNKEQKRCVDGTLQREVKKVRKARNRRQEWNMLALDKELRPDHRHTHSLHQGATSEGSLSPEMRGLGPDHHQRHYPNSTNHASHAYTYSGPPPSLLAAQLAAQGHATLDKDYRGATVAYRGGTLGRPHNAPPPPPPTENLNGSLPPVDYSMMEGYGNGPPPTPLMPSAQSAFAMPPGGPLPPPGPMVSAGGYDPAPPALAGSLVAPPPPMPPPPPPGSSYSTTLKMSSMPHNGQPVNDARSDLLAAIRMGIQLKKGQEQQDQQAKREPVGNDVATILSRRIAVEYSDSEDDSELEENDWSD encoded by the exons ATGCCTCTGGTGAAGAGGAATATCGACCCGCGCCACCTGTGCCGGGGGGAGTTGCCAGAGGGCATCGGCAGTGAGCTGGAGTGTGTGATGAACAacaccctctcctccatcatccGCCAGCTCAGCAGCCTGa GTAAACATGCAGAGGACATATTTGGGGAGTTGTTCAACGAGGCCAACACGTTCTACCTGAGAGCCAACTCCCTGCAGGACCGCATCGACCGTCTGGCTGTCAAAGTCACCCAGCTGGACTCCACTGTGGAGGAAG tcTCTCTGCAGGACATCAACATGAAGAAGGCGTTTAAGAGCAGTACTGCCCAGGACCAGCAGGTGGTATCCACAAGGAGCGTTCCCATCCCTGTTAAGGAGATGTACAACCTGAGTGACAAACCTCCACCCCTCAACATCCTCTCCAAATATAG GGATGACCACAAGGAGGGGCTGAAGTTCTACACTGACCCCTCCTACTTCTTCGACCTGTGGAGAGAAACGATGCTGCAGGACACGGAGGACaagaggaaagagaagaggaagaacAAA GAGCAGAAGCGTTGTGTGGACGGGacgttgcagagggaggtgaagAAGGTGCGTAAGGCTCGGAACCGTCGTCAGGAGTGGAATATGTTAGCCCTAGATAAGGAGCTGAGGCCTGACCACcgccacacacactccctccacCAGGGGGCCACCTCCGAGGGATCACTGTCCCCTGAGATGAG GGGTCTTGGGCCTGACCACCACCAACGCCACTACCCTAACTCAACCAACCATGCTAGTCACGCCTACACATACTCCGGCCCACCCCCGAGTCTCCTGGCTGCTCAGCTGGCTGCCCAGGGACATGCCACTCTGGACAAGGACTATAGGGGAGCAACCGTGGCCTACAGGGGAGGCACCCTGGGTCGCCCCCACAATgctccaccccctcccccacccacTGAGAACTTGAACGGATCTCTGCCACCTGTGGACTACAG taTGATGGAGGGATATGGAAACggccctcctcccactcctctcatGCCATCGGCACAATCTGCCTTTGCCATGCCCCCCGGAGGCCCACTTCCTCCTCCAGGACCAATGGTATCAGCCGGTGGCTATGACCCGGCCCCACCAGCACTCGCTGGGTCCCTGGTGGCTCCACCTCCCCCGATGCCTCCGCCCCCTCCTCCAGGCTCTTCCTACTCTACCACTCTCAAGATGTCCTCCATGCCCCACAACGGCCAGCCTGTTAATGATGCTCGTAGTGATCTGCTTGCTGCCATACGCATGG GTATCCAGTTGAAGAAGGGTCAGGAGCAGCAGGATCAGCAGGCTAAGAGGGAGCCTGTAGGGAACGACGTGGCCACCATCCTGTCCAGACGCATCGCCGTTGAGTACTCTGACTCCGAGGATGACTCAGAGCTGGAGGAGAACGACTGGTccgactaa
- the gpr12 gene encoding G-protein coupled receptor 12, whose translation MSDNYEASVTPSWLTPDPTAWSSSGDGFTDNATYSSLDSFPPVPPLLVNPWDILLCSSGTLIACENALVVLVIWQNPSLRAPMFLLIGSLALADLLAGLGLVLHFTLAYLLRSDSAQLLTVGLVVASFSASVFSLLAITIDRYLSLYYALTYNSERTAAFTYTMLVLLWGLSFCLGLLPVMGVNCLAEESTCSVVRPLTKNNVVVLSVSFLLLFGLMLQLYVQICKIVMRHAHQISLQHHFLSTSPHYVTTRKGVSTLAIILGTFAACWMPFTVYSLVADYTYPPLYTYATLVPATYNSVINPVIYAFRNQEIQQALWLVCCGCIPARVAHCARTPSHV comes from the coding sequence ATGAGTGACAACTATGAGGCGTCGGTCACCCCCAGctggctgacccctgaccccacaGCCTGGTCCAGCAGTGGAGACGGATTCACGGACAACGCCACCTACTCATCTCTGGACTCCTTCCCCCCGGTGCCCCCTCTCCTGGTCAACCCCTGGGACATCTTGCTGTGCTCCTCAGGGACCCTCATCGCCTGTGAGAACGCCCTGGTGGTGCTGGTGATCTGGCAGAACCCGTCTCTCCGAGCCCCCATGTTCCTGCTGATCGGCAGCCTGGCCCTGGCTGACCTCCTGGCTGGTCTGGGCCTGGTGCTCCACTTCACCTTGGCCTACCTGCTGAGGTCTGACTCGGCCCAGCTGCTGACTGTGGGTCTGGTGGTGGCCTCCTTCTCAGCCTCTGTCTTCAGCCTGCTGGCCATCACCATAGACCGCTACCTGTCACTCTACTACGCCCTGACCTACAACTCAGAGCGCACCGCCGCCTTCACCTACACCATGCTGGTCCTCCTCTGGGGCCTGTCCTTCTGTCTGGGCCTACTTCCCGTCATGGGTGTGAACTGCCTGGCGGAGGAGTCGACGTGCAGCGTGGTGCGCCCGCTGACTAAGAACAACGTGGTGGTGCTGTCCGTCTCCTTCCTGCTGCTGTTTGGCCTCATGCTGCAGCTGTACGTCCAGATCTGTAAGATCGTCATGCGTCACGCCCACCAGATCTCCCTGCAGCATCACTTCCTGTCCACCTCACCCCACTACGTCACCACCAGGAAGGGCGTGTCCACGCTGGCCATCATCCTGGGGACGTTCGCTGCCTGCTGGATGCCCTTCACCGTCTACTCCCTCGTCGCCGACTACACGTACCCACCGCTCTACACCTACGCCACCCTGGTGCCCGCCACCTACAACTCAGTCATCAACCCAGTGATCTACGCCTTCAGGAACCAGGAGATCCAGCAGGCTCTGTGGCTGGTGTGTTGTGGCTGTATACCGGCCAGGGTGGCCCACTGTGCCCGGACCCCCAGCCACGTCTGA